In one Streptomyces venezuelae genomic region, the following are encoded:
- a CDS encoding response regulator transcription factor, which translates to MRVLVAEDQTELADSVARVLRREGMAVDVVYDGEDALERASVVDYDVVVLDRDLPTVHGDEVCGALMAEPARTRVLMLTASGTIADRVEGLSLGADDYLPKPFAYAELVARIRAVARRAQPAVPPILVHGDLRLDPAQRIVTRAGDRLALTPKEFGVLEYLLAARGRVVSAEELLERVWDEATDPFTTTVKATINRLRPKLGSPPVIETVPRGGYRI; encoded by the coding sequence GTGCGGGTGCTGGTGGCCGAGGACCAGACCGAACTGGCGGACTCCGTGGCCAGAGTGCTGCGCAGAGAAGGCATGGCCGTCGACGTCGTCTATGACGGAGAGGACGCGCTGGAGCGCGCGTCGGTCGTCGACTACGACGTGGTGGTACTCGACCGCGACCTCCCCACCGTGCACGGCGATGAGGTGTGCGGAGCCCTGATGGCGGAGCCCGCCCGCACCCGCGTCCTCATGCTCACCGCGTCCGGCACGATCGCGGACCGCGTCGAGGGTCTCAGTCTTGGCGCCGACGACTACCTCCCCAAGCCGTTCGCGTACGCCGAACTCGTCGCTCGCATCCGGGCGGTGGCACGTCGCGCCCAGCCGGCCGTCCCGCCGATCCTCGTCCACGGCGACCTGCGGCTCGACCCCGCCCAGCGGATCGTGACCCGCGCCGGGGACCGACTGGCGCTCACCCCGAAGGAGTTCGGGGTCCTCGAATACCTGCTGGCCGCCCGCGGCCGCGTCGTATCGGCCGAGGAGCTCCTGGAACGCGTGTGGGACGAGGCGACCGATCCGTTCACCACGACGGTCAAGGCGACCATCAACAGGCTGCGGCCGAAGCTCGGTTCCCCGCCGGTGATCGAAACCGTGCCCCGCGGCGGGTACCGGATCTGA
- a CDS encoding ABC transporter ATP-binding protein, with the protein MIGGPGPVLMRGMGPDEAVTKQKIKRGTARRILPYTKPYRFNIGVLLVVTVLNACNVVATPILFKYLIDDGIVARDTSVVVWIAVAVAVLALFSTVFGFAEAWYSGRVSEGLIYDLRTKIFDHVQRQPLAFFTRAQTGSLVSRLNTDVVGAQQAVTALLSTVVSAGLTLILVLGAMFYLSWVVTLVSLVVIPLFILPGRVVGRRLQRIMREHMQVNAEVGSFMNERFNVTGALLAKLYGRPASETGMFSRLARKGRDLGVLTSVYGKMLFLTMTLVGAIATALVYGIGGALVIEGTFQIGTLVALATLLTRLMGPINQLSSAQTSVLTALVSFDRLFEILDLKPLISEKENAVPLPAASATAAADGSRMAPEVSFENVSFHYPQAADVSLASLESIALPSQERTQNTWTLRDLTFTVPAGKLTALVGPSGAGKTTITHLVPRLYDPVEGVIRIGGHDIRDVTLKSLNDTVGMVTQDAHLFHATIRDNLTYARPEATEQELVDACRAAQIWDLISSLPDGFDTVVGDRGYRFSGGEKQRVAMARLLLKAPPIVVLDEATAHLDSESEAALQRALQSALKGRTSLVIAHRLSTIRDADQILVVDKGRVQERGTHEELMQLDGQYAELYRTQFSRQPAENSSENGDAPVPEPVGGPHGGPGPVLTGGPGGPMPGGPNGAFPGGPGVFLAGPGGPGGPGGPGGPGGPRHHHGPGPGGPPPPGHG; encoded by the coding sequence ACCGTGCTCAACGCATGCAACGTGGTGGCCACTCCCATTCTCTTCAAGTACCTCATCGACGACGGCATCGTCGCCAGGGACACCTCGGTGGTCGTGTGGATCGCCGTGGCGGTCGCCGTCCTCGCGCTGTTCAGCACCGTCTTCGGCTTCGCGGAGGCCTGGTACTCGGGCCGCGTCAGCGAAGGGCTCATCTACGACCTGCGCACCAAGATCTTCGACCATGTGCAGCGTCAGCCGCTCGCGTTCTTCACCCGCGCCCAGACCGGGTCCCTCGTCAGCCGCCTCAACACCGACGTCGTCGGCGCCCAACAGGCGGTGACCGCGCTGCTGTCCACGGTGGTATCCGCCGGACTGACCCTGATCCTCGTCCTCGGCGCCATGTTCTACCTCTCCTGGGTGGTCACCCTGGTCTCCCTCGTGGTGATCCCGCTCTTCATCCTGCCGGGCCGCGTCGTGGGCCGCAGGCTGCAGCGGATCATGCGCGAGCACATGCAGGTCAACGCCGAGGTCGGCTCGTTCATGAACGAGCGCTTCAACGTCACCGGCGCCCTGCTCGCCAAGCTGTACGGCCGTCCCGCCAGTGAGACCGGCATGTTCTCCCGGCTGGCCCGCAAGGGACGCGACCTCGGGGTCCTGACCTCCGTCTACGGCAAGATGCTCTTCCTGACGATGACGCTCGTCGGCGCCATCGCCACCGCCCTCGTGTACGGCATCGGCGGCGCCCTCGTCATCGAGGGCACGTTCCAGATCGGCACCCTGGTGGCCCTGGCGACCCTGCTCACCCGGCTGATGGGCCCGATCAACCAGCTGTCCAGCGCCCAGACGAGCGTCCTGACGGCCCTCGTCAGCTTCGACCGGCTCTTCGAGATCCTCGACCTCAAGCCGCTCATCTCCGAGAAGGAGAACGCGGTGCCCCTGCCGGCCGCCTCGGCCACGGCAGCGGCGGACGGCAGCCGCATGGCGCCGGAGGTCAGCTTCGAGAACGTCTCGTTCCACTACCCGCAGGCCGCGGACGTCTCGCTCGCCTCACTGGAGTCCATCGCCCTGCCCTCGCAGGAGCGCACGCAGAACACCTGGACCCTGCGCGACCTGACCTTCACCGTCCCCGCGGGCAAACTCACCGCGCTGGTCGGCCCGTCGGGCGCGGGCAAGACCACCATCACCCACCTCGTGCCGCGCCTCTACGATCCCGTCGAGGGCGTCATCCGCATCGGTGGCCACGACATCCGCGACGTCACCCTGAAGTCGCTGAACGACACCGTCGGCATGGTCACGCAGGACGCACACCTCTTCCACGCGACCATCCGCGACAACCTCACCTACGCCCGGCCCGAGGCCACCGAGCAGGAACTCGTCGACGCGTGCAGGGCGGCGCAGATCTGGGACCTGATCTCCTCCCTGCCCGACGGCTTCGACACCGTCGTCGGCGACCGCGGCTACCGCTTCTCCGGCGGCGAGAAACAGCGCGTCGCGATGGCACGGCTGCTCCTCAAGGCCCCGCCCATCGTCGTGCTCGACGAGGCCACCGCACACCTCGACTCGGAGTCCGAGGCGGCACTCCAACGTGCCCTGCAGTCCGCGCTGAAGGGCCGCACCTCCCTGGTGATCGCGCACCGCCTCTCCACCATCAGGGACGCCGACCAGATCCTGGTCGTCGACAAAGGCCGGGTCCAGGAGCGGGGCACGCACGAGGAGCTCATGCAACTGGATGGGCAGTACGCGGAGTTGTACCGCACGCAGTTCTCCCGGCAGCCCGCCGAGAACAGCTCCGAGAACGGCGACGCTCCTGTTCCCGAGCCGGTCGGCGGCCCGCACGGCGGCCCGGGACCGGTGCTCACCGGCGGACCCGGGGGCCCGATGCCGGGCGGCCCGAACGGCGCCTTCCCCGGCGGGCCGGGCGTCTTCCTCGCGGGACCGGGCGGACCCGGTGGACCAGGCGGGCCCGGTGGGCCGGGAGGTCCACGTCACCACCACGGTCCCGGCCCCGGCGGCCCACCGCCGCCCGGCCACGGATGA